The DNA region TGATATTGGTAATAATCATGTTCTTTCTGTTTTTCATGGGAAAATTATAACACAAAATAATGAGACAAAAAATTTTTTAATATATAATTTTTATATGAAAAATTTAAGTAGATTTTTTGACTTTAAATCGACAGAAATGCGTATTGCTGAAAAAGCCTTGAATAGAATTAATAAATTAGAAAGTATTGTTTCTAAGTTTACAGATGAAGAATTAAAAGCTAAAACTTTATTTTTTAAAAGTCTTTTAAATGAAGGATATACTTTAGAAGATATTAGAGAAGATGTTTTTGCAGTAGCTCGTGAAGCAACTAAAAGAATTTTAGGAAAAAGACCATATGATGTTCAAATGTTAGGTGGTCTTTTACTTGATTTAGGTTCTGTAGCGGAAATGAAAACCGGTGAAGGAAAAACAATTACTTCTATAGCTCCAGTTTATTTAAACGCATTATTAGGAAAAGGTGCCATCGTATCAACCGTTAATGAATATTTAACAGAGCGTGATGCAAAAGAAATGGGTGAAGTTTTCCAATTCTTAGGATTAACTGTAGGTATCAATAAAGCTCAGTTAGACCCAAATGCAAAAAGAGCTGCATATGCATGTGACATAACCTATTCAGTTCACTCAGAGCTTGGATTTGATTATCTTAGAGATAACATGGTTTCTGATAAAAGAGAAAAAGTTCAAAGAGGTTTACAGTTTTGCTTAATTGATGAGGTTGATTCAATATTAATCGATGAGGCTAAAACCCCTTTGATTATTTCTGGTGGTGAACAAGAGGATGTAACGACCTATTTCTCTGCAGATCAATTTGTTAGAACTTTATCTTACCAAGACTATATCATTGATGAAGAAACTAAAGCTGTTGCATTAACACACTCCGGAATTAAAAAAGCAAATGAATTTTTTAATACACCTAATATTTACAATATTGAGAATAGTGAAAAAATACATTTAATTCAAAACGCTTTAAGAGCCCACAAAATCATGAAAATTGATGTTGAGTATATCGTAAGAGAAGGTAAGATTGAACTTGTTGATTCATTTACTGGTCGTATAATGGATGGACGTAGTTATTCAGAAGGTCTACAACAAGCAATTCAAGCTAAAGAGCAAATTGAAATAGAACCTGAAACCAAAACTCAAGCAACAATTACATATCAAAACTTTTTCAGAATGTTCAAGAAACTTTGTGGTATGACAGGAACCGGAAAAACAGAAGAACAAGAATTTATTGATATTTATAATATGCGTGTCAATGTTGTTCCTACAAATAAACCTATTGCTCGTATTGATGAACCTGATTCTATTTTTTATGATTCAGAAGATAAATGAAATGCAGTTGTTGAAAAAGTCGCTCAATTATACGTTAAAGGTCAACCAGTATTGGTTGGTACTTCACAAATTGAAGATTCTGAAATTTTACATAAATTACTACTTAAAAAAGGTGTGCCACATACAGTACTTAACGCAAAACAAAACGCTTCTGAAGCTGAAATAATTTCAAAAGCTGGGCAACCTAAAGCTGTAACAATTGCCACAAACATGGCAGGACGTGGTACCGATATAAAGCCTACACAAGAAGCAATTGCGCTTGGTGGTTTATATGTATTAGGAACCGATAAAGCTGAGTCACGTAGAATTGATAACCAATTACGTGGGCGTTCAGGTCGTCAAGGTGATGTGGGAACAAGTAAATTCTATGTTTCTTTAGAAGACCAATTAATTAAACGTTTTGCGACTTATGAAGCTTTTCAAGAAGCATATTCAGATCAAAAAGGTAAAGAAATTACAAGTAAGACCTTAAGACTTCAATTTAATCATGCTCAAAAGAAAATTGAAGGTTTTAATTACGATTCAAGAAAATCAGTTTTAAATTATGATGATGTTATTAGACAACAACGTGATTTAATTTACGCACAACGTGATTTAATATTAGCAGCAAATGATGTTGACTTTATTTTAAAAAGAATGTTTATGTCAGCTGCCAAATCTATCGTTAGAAATGGTGAATATTACTTACATAATAATTATAACTATGATGCTTTAGTAAGTTTCTTAAATGAAAATATTGGAAAATTGGTTTCTTTTGAATTTAACATATCTGATATTGTTAAAGTACACGAAAGCGATTTACCTGAATATATTGCAAACATAATTCTTTCATTATATGAAGAGTGAACAAAAAATGCAAATATAAGCAATAACAAAGAAGATATAGCATACATGCAAAAAGAACGTATATTATCTGTTTTAGACAAAAAATGACAAATACAAATTAATCGTATGGACAAATTGCGTTCAAATGTTAACTTGGTTCAATATTCACAAAAGAATCCTTACCAAGTTTATACTGAAGAAGGAACTAAATTATTCGAAGCAATGTTAGATGATATTGCATATGAAGTAATGATTTTAATTTTTAGCAATAGAATGGGTAAAAAATCATTAATAACAAAAGAAATCAAGAATGATCCTTTATTCCATACAGTTATGAGTGTATTTAACTTTAATACTAATCAAAGTATTGAGGAATACGAAAAAGAAGTTCTTGAAAAATATAAAATCGTTAGAAAAAGATATGATGAAATCGAAATAGAAAAAGCAAACAGAAAAGCTGAAAATTAATTTATTATGTTTTATTTATAAATAGAATATAATTTAAATACATTTAAATAAAACATTCCTAGGAGTTAATATGAGAAAAGATAAAAACAATTTAAGAATAGCAAGACGTCATGATATTAGTATTAAACCTGAAGAAGAAGGAATGAGATATAAAAGATTTATGGGAGATAAAATAAATATGGAAAATGTATATCGTCCAGTTGGTGGATCATGCTGCGGTGGAAATTGCGCAGCTAACAAAAATGCTAACTTACTTTTAAAACACAAACAAGCTGTTAAAATGGAAAAACCAATGGTTATTGAAAAAGAAGCTCCGGTTGTAAAACAAGAAGTTGTTATGAAACCTGCAGCTACAGTTGTAAAACCAGTTGAAAAGAAAGTTGTGCAAGAAGTTAAACCTAAATTATTAGATTTAAATGATTTAGCAAAAAAATTCGCTGACTTTTTTAATGAATTAGTTAAATAATTAAAAAACTAAAGAACCATAATAATTTCATGGTTCTTTATTTTTGATAAAAACAAGGAGAAGAAATGTTAGAAGTACAAAATTTAAGCAAAATATTTAGTGATAAAAAGCTATTCGAAGGTGTTAATTTAAAATTTACTGAAGGTAATACATATGGTGTTATCGGTGCAAATGGAGCAGGTAAATCAACATTCTTAAAAATTATTTCAGGGCAAATTGAAGCAACATCTGGACAAGTTATTAAAGAAAAAAATAAACGTATTTCTGTTTTAAGCCAAGATCATAATGCTTATGACTCATACAATGTTACTGATGTTGTTATAATGGGTAATACAGACCTTTATGAAGTTATGCAAGAAAAAGATGCCATTTATGCTAACCCAGATGCTACAATGGATGATTACACAAGAGCCGGTGAACTTGAAGAAAAATTCGGTGATCTTGGAGGATGAACGGCCGAAAATGATGCTCAAGAACTTTTAAGTAACCTTTCAATTCCAAAAGATAAATGAAATGTTCCAATGAGTGAATTAACTGCTAACCAAAAAATTAAGGTTTTATTAGCTAAAGCTTTATTTGGAAATCCAGATATTTTAATAATGGATGAGCCAACTAACCACCTTGATTTACGTTCAATTAGATGACTTGAAAACTTTTTAATTGACTATGAAAATGTTGTTATAGTAGTTAGCCACGATAGCGACTTCCTTGATGCTATTTGTACACATATAGTTGATATAGATTATAATGAAGCTAAGATTTACACAGGTAACTACTCATTCTGAAAACAATCTTCAGAATTAGCACGTGAAATGATGAAACAAAGCAACGTTAAAAAAGAAGCACAAATGGAAAAACTTAAAGAATTTATTGCTCGTTTTAGTGCTAATGCTTCTAAATCAAAACAAGCTACAAGTAGAAAAAAAGCTTTAGAAAAAATTACTCTTGATGAAATTAAGCCTTCAAACAGAAAATATCCATTTGTTAGATGAGAAATGAATAGAGATCACGGAAAGCAAATTTTAAATGTTGAGGGATTAACATTTAAGAATGAAAACGGTGATACATTATTTGAAAATGTTTCATTCTCACTTAAACCAGGAGAAAAAATGGTTATAGTAGGGGATGATGATATCGCTAAAACAAGACTTTTAGAATGTATATTCGGAGTTAGAAAGCCAACATCAGGAACAATTGAATGAGGTCAAACAATAACTCCTAGTTATTTCCCTAATGATAACTCAAAATTCTTCGAAACTGATGAAACTATTTTGGAATGAATTTCTAAATGACCATTAGAAAATAAAGAAAAAGAAAATCAAGAAAATGATGACGCTAGAATGCGTGGATTTTTAGGTAGAATGCTATTTAGTAATGATACAGTGTTCAAAAAAGTTAAGGTAACTAGCGGGGGAGAAAAAGCTCGTTTAATGTTTTCTAGAATGATGCTTCTTGAATCTAACTTCTTAATTTTAGATCAACCACTTGATCACCTAGATACAGAAAGCATTGACTCAGTAATCGAAGGGGTTAATGGATACCGTGGCGGAGTTATTTTCACAACTTATAATAGGGCATTTGTTAATCAATGTGCAGATGTAATCTTAGAATTACAATCACCTCAAAAAAGTTTTATTTTTAGAGGAACTCTCGAAGAATATGAACAAATCATGCAGGATCAATAATGAATAGATTCTTTGTAAATGAAAAACATGAAAATTATTTTATTTTAAACAAAGAAACGCTTAAACACTTAAGTGTCATAAGGATTGGTGACAATCCTTTTATTTGTGTTTATGATAAAAAATTTTATAAATGTATTTTAGAATTTGATAAAGCTAAAATAATTGATGAAATTAATGAAAACCATGAATTTAAACACGAAGTTGTTGTTGCTATTTCTTTAATTAAATACGAAAGATTTGAATGAGCACTTCAAAAACTAGTTGAATTAGGAGCTACAAAAATAATTCCCATGGTTACCGAGTATACTAATGGCGAATTATATAAATTCAATAAATTTGAAAAAAAACTAGAAAGATTTCAAGCTATTTTGCAAAATGCAGCTGAGCAATCATTCAGAAACATTATCCCTGAATTAACGAATTTACACAAATTCGAAGATGTAACAACAATGGAGGGATATAAAAAAATAATTGCTCATGAAAAGCAAGATGAATCAGCTTCGATTGAAAATAATATTGATTCTAATGTTTTATTCTTAATCGGGCCTGAAGGCGGATTTTCTAATAATGAAATAGAAACTGCCTTAAAAAGTAACGTTAATTGTGTTTCTTTAGGAAAAAGAATTTTAAGAGCAGAAACTGCGGCCATTTATATGATTTCAAAGGTTAAAATTTAAAAAACATTCAAATTAAATTGAATGTTTTTTTTAAAATTTATTGTTTATCCAAATATTGTACAACACTAAAACAAAAACTAATATGAATATGCGGATTATTCGGTTATTGTTTACCCAAATATTGTACAACACTAAAACCATTGTCCGGGATTACTTGCTTTGTTAAATGTTATTGTTTACCCAAATATTGTACAACACTAAAACCCACTTTTGGGAAAATGTGAGACTTTGAAGGTTATTGTTTACCCAAATATTGTACAACACTAAAACGCGTGTTTTTCATTAATTACAAAAAAATAAGTTATTGTTTACCCAAATATTGTACAACACTAAAACTTTTTTGGTCTTAATTTTTCATCTTTCACGGTTATTGTTTACCCAAATATTGTACAACACTAAAACAATAAAATTGAAATTAATTTTTGAATGATTGTTATTGTTTACCCAAATATTGTACAACACTAAAACCATAGAATTTTGAAATACTTCACAAAAATAGTTATTGTTTACCCAAATATTGTACAACACTAAAACCTCATTACAAAGAATTTATTTTAAAAATAAAGCTTTTTTCATATTTTCCATTGTTTCTTTTGTGTAAATAAGTTCAGGATTAACGTTATCAAACGGTTTTTGAAAATATTCTTCAATGAAATATTCAAAAACGCTCTCATTATCTATATTTTTTAACGTATATAGATTTTCATCTACAAAATTTGTTAATAATACCTCTGAAGAGCTTTTAATTATATTAAACGAATTATTGGTCATTACTATAATGTTGAAGTCATTTGAAAATTCTGTTAAAAGAGATAGACTTATATCATCCATATCTTTGATTATTATATTTTGTTTTTCTGCTTGTGATATGTTTCTTAAAAAACTGTATAACAAACTTGATGTTATAAATTCTTTTGTTTTAATATCAAACATTGACTTAAATAGTTTACTAGTTGATTCATTTATATTAACCAGATCGTAACCTATCTTTTTATTCACTTTATTGGCAATATTTTGTAAGTAATTTTTGTTAATTAATTTATCAGTATCTAAATTATGCTCGCCAATAATTTTGTTTAATATATTTTTATTTGTAAAACTATATAACGAATCTAATGTTGTTAGAGGTGAAATTATCATAAAGTCTTCTATACTAATTTCGTTACCACCTATATTAAATACCTTTCTATTATCATTCTCATATTCATAAAGTTTTCTCAAATAAGCAGTTGTATTATCTACATTTATACAAGCTACTCCCGAAAAATTTTCAATCAATTTATTGTGTATTTGTATTTTTAACATAATTATAATTCTATATATTTCTCCTTTTCATTCACAAGTTCGTTATGTGACTTTTGACCTGTTAACATATCCATTTTTTTATATTGTTCTTCAGTTAACATAAATACTCTAATATTTGCTCTATAAGGAAGTCTACTCTTAACTTTATTCATTTCATACTTGTACATAGTATGTGAGCCTATACACTTAGTATAAACCGAATATTGCAACATATAATACCCAAGTGATATCAAATGAT from Mycoplasmopsis canis PG 14 includes:
- the secA gene encoding preprotein translocase subunit SecA produces the protein MKNLSRFFDFKSTEMRIAEKALNRINKLESIVSKFTDEELKAKTLFFKSLLNEGYTLEDIREDVFAVAREATKRILGKRPYDVQMLGGLLLDLGSVAEMKTGEGKTITSIAPVYLNALLGKGAIVSTVNEYLTERDAKEMGEVFQFLGLTVGINKAQLDPNAKRAAYACDITYSVHSELGFDYLRDNMVSDKREKVQRGLQFCLIDEVDSILIDEAKTPLIISGGEQEDVTTYFSADQFVRTLSYQDYIIDEETKAVALTHSGIKKANEFFNTPNIYNIENSEKIHLIQNALRAHKIMKIDVEYIVREGKIELVDSFTGRIMDGRSYSEGLQQAIQAKEQIEIEPETKTQATITYQNFFRMFKKLCGMTGTGKTEEQEFIDIYNMRVNVVPTNKPIARIDEPDSIFYDSEDKWNAVVEKVAQLYVKGQPVLVGTSQIEDSEILHKLLLKKGVPHTVLNAKQNASEAEIISKAGQPKAVTIATNMAGRGTDIKPTQEAIALGGLYVLGTDKAESRRIDNQLRGRSGRQGDVGTSKFYVSLEDQLIKRFATYEAFQEAYSDQKGKEITSKTLRLQFNHAQKKIEGFNYDSRKSVLNYDDVIRQQRDLIYAQRDLILAANDVDFILKRMFMSAAKSIVRNGEYYLHNNYNYDALVSFLNENIGKLVSFEFNISDIVKVHESDLPEYIANIILSLYEEWTKNANISNNKEDIAYMQKERILSVLDKKWQIQINRMDKLRSNVNLVQYSQKNPYQVYTEEGTKLFEAMLDDIAYEVMILIFSNRMGKKSLITKEIKNDPLFHTVMSVFNFNTNQSIEEYEKEVLEKYKIVRKRYDEIEIEKANRKAEN
- a CDS encoding ABC-F family ATP-binding cassette domain-containing protein — its product is MLEVQNLSKIFSDKKLFEGVNLKFTEGNTYGVIGANGAGKSTFLKIISGQIEATSGQVIKEKNKRISVLSQDHNAYDSYNVTDVVIMGNTDLYEVMQEKDAIYANPDATMDDYTRAGELEEKFGDLGGWTAENDAQELLSNLSIPKDKWNVPMSELTANQKIKVLLAKALFGNPDILIMDEPTNHLDLRSIRWLENFLIDYENVVIVVSHDSDFLDAICTHIVDIDYNEAKIYTGNYSFWKQSSELAREMMKQSNVKKEAQMEKLKEFIARFSANASKSKQATSRKKALEKITLDEIKPSNRKYPFVRWEMNRDHGKQILNVEGLTFKNENGDTLFENVSFSLKPGEKMVIVGDDDIAKTRLLECIFGVRKPTSGTIEWGQTITPSYFPNDNSKFFETDETILEWISKWPLENKEKENQENDDARMRGFLGRMLFSNDTVFKKVKVTSGGEKARLMFSRMMLLESNFLILDQPLDHLDTESIDSVIEGVNGYRGGVIFTTYNRAFVNQCADVILELQSPQKSFIFRGTLEEYEQIMQDQ
- a CDS encoding 16S rRNA (uracil(1498)-N(3))-methyltransferase, which gives rise to MNRFFVNEKHENYFILNKETLKHLSVIRIGDNPFICVYDKKFYKCILEFDKAKIIDEINENHEFKHEVVVAISLIKYERFEWALQKLVELGATKIIPMVTEYTNGELYKFNKFEKKLERFQAILQNAAEQSFRNIIPELTNLHKFEDVTTMEGYKKIIAHEKQDESASIENNIDSNVLFLIGPEGGFSNNEIETALKSNVNCVSLGKRILRAETAAIYMISKVKI
- the cas2 gene encoding CRISPR-associated endonuclease Cas2: MYDIYNDDSYKESSSKFRNHLISLGYYMLQYSVYTKCIGSHTMYKYEMNKVKSRLPYRANIRVFMLTEEQYKKMDMLTGQKSHNELVNEKEKYIEL